The genomic interval AGATTGACGCAGCAATTGGTCAACCATGGTGGTTTTACCGTGGTCAACGTGGGCGATGATGGCGATGTTGCGAATTTGCTTACTCATGCTTCTCTCTTCCTTTATGCCTGTTGGGCCAGCAGGGGCTGGTTGACAGGCGATCTTTCCAAAATTTGTTGAATTTCAAGGGGACTCAACAATCGTCCCGGAATCAGTTCCCCCGCTTTGACATGGGCACTGCCCAGCAAAGCGTGTGGGTTTTCTCCAAACACACTCACGCGGTCCTGGTCTGCCCAAGCACCGCGACGACGCACGCCGCTCAAGAAGCGACCTGCATTCTCAGCATCCAACGTGACAGCCGTGTGATCTGACAACAGACACTGCACAGGCATCAAACGCGCTTCGCGTTGGGGCTCGTCCATGGCGGTCAGGTCTTCCAAGGTCACACAATCCGCCTCGTCAAAAGGCCCCGTCGCCACGCGGCGCAAAGCGCTCAAATGGCCACAGCAACCCAAAGCCTCAGCAATGTCTTCACCCAAGGTGCGGATGTAGGTGCCTTTGCTACACGTCACGCGCAAACGCAAAAATGGCGCATCACCTTCGAGCTGCATCTCGAGCAGCTCTAAGTCGTGAATCACCACATGACGAGGCTCGCGCTCGACGGTCTCGCCTGCACGGGCATATTCATATAAGGCCTTGCCATCTTTTTTCAAGGCGCTGTACATGGGCGGCACTTGCGTGATCGGGCCCATGAAACGGTCCAGCACTTCCACCACTTGACCCACGGTACAAGTGACAGGGCGCTGTTCAATGATCTCACCTTCGGCATCCGCAGTGCTGGTTTTCACACCTAAGCGCACTGTGGTTTCGTAGGTTTTGTCAGCATCCAAATGGAGCTGACTGAATTTGGTGGCGGCACCA from Limnohabitans curvus carries:
- the truB gene encoding tRNA pseudouridine(55) synthase TruB, with translation MSAVGQSSGSTQAPSTRMPRVRVQRRPVHGVLLLDKPIGLSSNDALQKAKWLLRAEKAGHTGTLDPLATGVLPLCFGAATKFSQLHLDADKTYETTVRLGVKTSTADAEGEIIEQRPVTCTVGQVVEVLDRFMGPITQVPPMYSALKKDGKALYEYARAGETVEREPRHVVIHDLELLEMQLEGDAPFLRLRVTCSKGTYIRTLGEDIAEALGCCGHLSALRRVATGPFDEADCVTLEDLTAMDEPQREARLMPVQCLLSDHTAVTLDAENAGRFLSGVRRRGAWADQDRVSVFGENPHALLGSAHVKAGELIPGRLLSPLEIQQILERSPVNQPLLAQQA